taacagtgctaacgtTACCTAACCAGTAGTAAACAACCGTGCTAGCCAATATAGCTAAGCTGTGAGCAGCCGTTTAGACGTAGCTAGcagtagcattagctttagctaaGCAGCTAGGATAGCTAGCTGGGGTTTAATTGATTGGGTTTTGTTTTTAGAGAAAACAATACATTGACTTTAGTTGGTTGTTCTGGTTGAGTGCAGTTATACAATGCCATGTTCACATTTTGCGTTGTTTGTATCTGTTTTATACGGTTACCTATCGGTTACATTAGCTAGCTGCTAGTtggctagctaactagctagctagcatagctacTCTTTCTTGGAGTGTTTGGGCTCCAGTAGCCAAAGCTTTAGTCAGTTAGCTAAGTTGTTACTGTGTAGTAGTTACTGCTTTCAGTTTTTTTCTTGACCTGCTCTCTTTTGCTTTTCTTGCTTATTACATAAATTTACTGCACTGCATGAAGTAACATGGCACTCTATAAAGTGCATGAAATCTGTTCGTGTGAGGAAATATGCGTCTTTGCCTCCAGCACTTACAGAGATAAACTGATTGACCTGTAACGCCTCTTTCTCCACACACAACAGCCCTGACCTCCAGTGAAGGTAGCCAGTTAACCCACGCAGTTTTCTGCGATGGGAACGGGGCTAAAGAGACAGGTGGTCAGTAGTGAGGACACCATTTTAGTAAGAGATCTGGCCAGATCCTTAAAGCCACCTTTATCAgtaaacactgaacactacgTTCAGACCTTAAGTCTGCTTTTCATTAATGACAGTTTTTATTTGTGCTTTATaataaggcttttttttttaattgtttttctaATGTTTGAATTAAGGCAATATGGGGTACTGTGTAGATGGTTGGCACTAGCTATATAGCTGTATGGTTCCTAAAGCTGGCTGAGTTGGTTACTACTATGCTGTGCTTTCCTCAGGACACAAGCCGACGGTATGAAAACAAGGCTGGCACATTTATCACTGGGATTGATGTAACGTCCAAGGTACGTCTCTGCTGTTTCTGTTAACAAATTGGAAACTTCTTTCATTTTGTTTGTCGTTTATGTTCTTGAACATTGTCATTGATTCAGGAGGCAAttgaaaagaaggaaaagagagcGCGGCGCTTCCACTTCCGTGCAGAGGATAGTCTTGCTCAGAGAAATGTGGTTCTGGACAGAGATCTGATCAAAAAAGGTAAGTGGTCTACCTAAGCAAGGCCTTagtaatcagaatcagatttattggccaagtatgttcacacacacaaggaatttgttccGGCTGCTAGTGACGCTCTAGTGTTAATATACagctacatataatttacagacaatatacGGAGAACAATGgtatacacattatacacagaCTTTGCAAGGACATTTCTATAcggtgtgctttacagtgttattcacagaaatgCCCTTCTTACTGAATATAGTCAATCCTAAAGTAATCTTTCAACATTCAGGGTCAAGATTCTTCATTGAAAGGAAAATATTGTCCAGGAAAAGACTTAATCTCTGCTTAGGAATTCAATCAATAGTGTAAAACATTCATAAAAGAGTAGAGAATGTTGCTGCAACAAAGGGAGAATGAATTGTTGTTAATGTCCTTAATTCTAGTGACTAAACACTAGATGAGATGGTGCCTACAAACTTTGGATATTTTGGATTTCTTTCACTGGAGAAGCTTCATTCAAAAAATAATGTAGTCCCAGACAAGCCTAATCCCTATCCTGAAAAGGGAACTGTCATTaactgtttttaattatttacacattGTTTTTATAGGTAAGATGTGAAAGTAATAAGGCTTGTGTCTTGGGCTGCTCTAAAAGACTTTAATTAACTGTAATTGTCTTGTTCAACCTTTAGCTATCCCAAAGATACGACTGGAAGCCTTGCACATGACTGGTGTGGATGACATGAGCACCCAGGATGTGTTTGGCTATTTTAAAGAATATCCTCCAGCCCACATTGAGTGGATTGATGACACATCCTGTAAGTTCAGTGATATTATTTAGCCCGTTAATTCTATCTTCTGTTATATATGTATCTTTATTCTGTAATTGTTATGAATGCTCAGACACCGTGCTAAACAGGAGTAATCATACACATTtcgctttgtttttttgttttcaggcAATGTAGTTTGGTTGGATGACATAACTTCAACGCGAGCTCTTATTAACATGAGCCGAATGCCTGACAAAGAGGTGTCTGACACTGCCGTCTCCAAAAGTACTGACCTTCCAATCCAGGAAGAGAGAGGTTAGTCCTGTCAGTCTTTTAAACTGTGAAAATGTTCTTAACATATAATACTTGTGTAATGTCACCTGTTCCCCAGAACATTTGGACAGTTTTAATTTTATCTGTGGTTTTACAGCTGACCGAACTCGTGGCTCTGATgatgaggaagaagaaggcGAGGTTGACGATGACGTTGTGGTGGTTAAAGCTGATAAGAGCAGCGATGACAGTGATGGGAAAGCCAGTGAAAGTGAGgaggagacagagaaaaaaacaacacaagaaaactctgaggtaaaaaaaaatgtataatcaCTTATACAGTTctctttcagtcttttcttttgCTAACATTAGGATTTTTCGGGGGGGTTGATGGATTTTGTTCTCTCTGGCCCTCAGACAGACCTGCTCACTCAGGCAGAGTGTGATTCGCTGCTTCAGAATGACCTGCGGCCCACAACCAAATCCTTCAAAGGCAACAAGCTGTTCCTGCGCTTTTCTACCCAGGGTGAGAGAACACATTAGCCCTGTAGTGCCAGCTGCTTTATAAGTGGTGATAAAgctttaactttttaaaaatacaatcaATCTTAACATTATAACAACTTTtcaaatagataaataaaacaaagatggtctaaaataacatttatacatacatttaagAGATTAAATTGTTTTAATACTGGATTCCATTAGAAGTTCATTATTGGCGGTGACAGTTAATTGTTTATACCTTTATTGATATGAATATGCTTTCAACAGATGACAAAAAGGAGTTGGGTGCAGCAAGGCGGAGTCGGTACTACATGAAATATGGCAATCCAAACTATGGAGGCATGAAAGGCATCTTAAGTAATTCTTGGTAAGAGAACTCAAGCCAGTCAGCATTCATGTTATTTAAACGAAAATAAGTCAGCAGTAAAATTGATATGCTGACATTTTGTGCATGCACAAATTATGTATTGGATTTGTCTGTGAAATTCAGACTTTGTTTTGTGCTGTAATTTGAATAAGATGTCTTACATTTGCTTTCATTTACATCTGCAGGAAACGTAGGTATCATACACGAAGAATACAGCGTGATGTTTTAAAGACTAAAAAGACCTTAATTGGAGACAGTATGGGGCACACAccaccctacacacacagacattcagGTATGAAAAATCATATTTGGAGATGGCTATGCAAGTTTTGACAGATTTTTGACTGATTTTGTTGGACACTATTTGTCAATCCCACAATGTAGACAGAAGCATCTGTAGCATCACTAACTGAAATCCTAACTTCCAATAACAGCTGATCTGGTGAATCTGCCAGAGGAGCCAatagaagaagaggaggaagaagaggaggataGGGAAGAAGATATGGATGCAGATGACAGAGTTGTTGAGTATCGAGAGCGAGGAGACAAGGAGCGGGGTCCACGGATTGGGGAAGGGGGGCTGCGCGGTCGATTAGGAGGCTCGTCCTCTGCATCTTCAGATTCAGATGAAATGGACTATGATCTAGAGCTGAAGATGATCTCGACACCTTCACCTAAAAAAAGCATGAAAATGACCATGTATGCTGATGAGGTTGAAAGCAACCTTAAGACTCTCCGGTAAGTAAATAATGTGGTAATGATTTAGAGGATGTAGGTTTTCAGAACAGATGTAGATAGAAGTTTATTACTGGTGTAGTTATCTAAGTAATTTACTCTATCATAAAATACTCTCTTGATgaatgtttgttgttgtttttgtttgtaaataATTGCGATCTACCAGACCTTTTGGTGTTCGTCTGTCAAACTATTGCTTTTTCTGTTTTAAGAAAATGTGACACTTTGTTTTTCCATCCCAGAAACTCCATTCGTAGTGACTCTGGCTCATCCAGTAGCAGTGTACGAAGCCGCATTGGTAGTGGTGCTCCCAAATCTACCTCTGAGAAAGTTACAGATGTCAGGCAGTTGCTTGAGGAGAAAAGGCAGGGCCTCTCTCACCAGAGAACACGCCCCCCTGTGGTCTCCAGTGGAAAGACAGGTTAGATAGATGATTGTTCACTCAAGTTCTCACTCACTTATTTAGGAAGTAAACGACTAAAGCAACACATTACCCACTTTTAATTTTAAATGCTAATGTAGTGCTGTTGGTTATCTTGTTTTTTGAGCGCTGATCTGGCATGTTCTTAACACTGCAGATGTGAGACAGAGGTTGGGGAAGAGGCCACACTCTCCAGACAGACAACGCTCTGTCTCTCCTGTCCCCCAGAGAAACACAGCCCCTCGTAGAGAACCTCTGACTGACGTTCACAGCAGACTCGGGGTGACTAAACAAGAATCACGAGGCCTCTATTCAGAATCGTCCAAAGACAAAAAGTCAGGTAAGGCAAAAATAATCAGGTTATGTAGCTCTTATGTTCACAACTTTTTGCTTTGCCTTTCTGATGTATGTGTTCCCTCTTTTTCTGCATCTGCTTGCGTGTATTTTAGGTGGTTTGTGGAGCCGATTGGGACCATCCAAAGATGGTGAAGGTGATCGCAAACTTTCTAGCCGAATAGGAAGTAGTACTTCCTTCTCGCGGGGCATCCGTCAGCGGGATGAAGCGGACTCTGATGGAGTCGACGATTCTGGCGATGAAGACGATTCTCAGCTACAAAAGATGTGGGGAGCCATGATCAAGCAGAAAGAGCAGCAGTCCagcaaaatgaagaaaagcaGACTAGACAACCTCCCCTCGCTGCAGATCGAGATCAGCCGAGACAGCAGCAACGGCTCCGACAGTGACTcctgaggaaaaaaacaagggACTTAAACGAGAGGATTGGTTGATGAGGGAGAGAAGTTTGGGAATAAAAATGTGTTGCCGACCCTTAAAACCTAGATATCTTCACTTTCCGGACCCAGTCTGGACTTGGAACCCGGGCACgtattctcattctctctcttctctctctctccttcctttctCCTCTCAGTCTTCCCTCACCCACCACCACAAAAAAGAGAGGGAATACTGGAGTGTGTCTTTGTTTAAAGGGTCAATAAAGAagcaccctttttttttttttctttttttttttttatctttttctttcaaAAGAAAATGTTGTGATTGGTTGTGGTATCTTTACACATTTTCAGGGCCCATATGCATTTTATGATAATGCACCAAGACAAAATCAACCGTAGGTTTCATGACTTGGTATAGGACTGAAAAATAAACAAGCAGTGTAATCAAATGTCTATAGACAGTACTGTTTTGTGGTAAATTATCCTGTCAgtgagaacagtcagttttCTGATGAGGGCGGATTGCTAATTATAGAAAGTGTCACTGGTTTATTGATGTGGGAGAAAATGCTAGAGGCTTCTGCATCTTACTCTCCTGATGGAAGccatgtttaaaaatgcattGGACTCTCACTGATCAGTACTGCATATGGTGCACAATACTGTAGCTAATCGATATTATGGTCATTTCCCTATAAAGGAGTGACATACATTCCCAGTAATGTGGTCAGTGAGTTCAACATGCAAGAAAAGTATATTGTAtgtgaaaataaacattttttacataatCCAAGATGTACTGTTCATCTCTTGATTTTGACTTCTATGTGCAGAGAAGGCAGAAAAACTTAACCATTTAAAACCAGGGGTGGGGTTTTGAAGTGCTAACAGTTCAGCTCATATTTGTGAGGAATGAAATGTACtgcttttacatttatatttagtttCTTTTTTGGTGACAGCACCTGACCTGCTTTGCAATTGGTCCAACTTTTAAGGTTTAAGGATGTTTTTTTGTCTAGCACATAACAGCACTTCAGTTCTTTTAGATGGTggatgtataaaaaaaataatcgtCAATTCTAAtccttttgtgtttttttttttttttttttttttttttttttttgctctaagGAATCACAATTTGAAAAGCTTAATCATtagtataaatatatttcatAAGTATCACAGCACTAAGAATTTGCACTGCATGGCTTATtcaatattgttttatttattggtttattttatacataattaaattaaattaaatgacattacattaaatgttatatattacACTGTGGTAACAAATACGATTTTAGTATGGGTTTAGGGttttacagtcagtgttcaTGTATGCAGTGTATCTCGCGGTAAcaagggacttttattttgaagcgGGGTGTTCAAACTAAAAGTCCTTGCTAAATATTAACCGGAGGTTGGTGTATGACCATCCCCTTCACCTTCTACTAGCAACGCTTTTTAGCCGCCACTGCCTGTAGTTGTTAAATAAGTACTAAAAAAaatagtggccactttatttatGTTTGGTATTGAATGTCAACTAAACGCGGTTTAGTGGTATTGTGCTCGTTGAAATTCTAGTAGGTGTCCACAcaagtagctagctagcgctagctatcGAGCTTGTTAGCAGTAGGGTCTCGAACTCCGTGCTAAATAGAGATAATTCAACTTTAAGTTGATTTCCCCCTCTCAGAGAATCGTTATCTAACATAATGTGTAGTTAAACGGCTCATTACTGTATTACGAGGTGCTTTATACCAGTTAATCGTATTTTAACCTGTTGCCAATTCGGGAGTGAGGTTAGCACTAGTAGTATGTAGTCAGTAAGAGTCGCTGTCAGGATGCTACAGGGGCCGTACGGAGCTCTTGACCGTGATAAACTGCTCATCCGTCTGCCTTTCACATTGTTTGCTGTTGTAACTGTCTGTCTGCCGCTGGTTGGACTTCTCACCTGCATCACAGTTTCACTTCTGTATCACTACAATGAAGCGACCTACACCCACTGCCAGGTGTGTATGCTGACTATAGCCACCCTTTTATCTTCTAGTCACGTTAGTGAGTGACGTCATTGCTTTCATGTATGTGTAGTTGTTCAGAGACGAGGtctaaaatgtgtaaatgtgaattCTGGTTTTGGGAGCCATCCACGTACTGTGAGTTTCACcctgctcatatatatatatatatatatatatatatatatatatatatatatatatatatatatatatatagagagagagagagagagagagagagtgagtatagttccatccaatacctctgggatgagtGGAGTTGGAACTCCAACATCAATACCTGACCTCTCAAATGCTcctgtgactgaatgcaatggGATCCTAACAGCAGTGAtgtaaagctagctagctaaatccAGTGTACCATAGTTCAAAAAGGGGACGAAAGAAGTGGTTGAGGcggtgtctacaaacctttgcACCTATGTAGTGTGTCAGTGACAGCAGTCATGGTTTACCCAGTTATTCATCATAAATGTCAGCTATTCCTGTATCAGCATTAAACTATCCCCATCTCTAAAGTACTGTGTGTTCACTGTTCCGCAGGTTTACAACTACCTCCCGTCCATCAGCGCAGCCATTAGCCTCACGCCAGAACGCTACATCTGGCGTTTTTGCATCGGCCTGCACTCTGCCCCTCGCTTCCTGGTGGCGGCCGCTTACTTCAGCTTCTACCGAGGGCGTGTCCCCAGGCAGCTCAAGGACCAGCTGCTGAGCCTCCTCACTTTCCTCTGTGCTCTGAGTGAAAATGTGGGACTGCTGGTGCTTACCTATGTCTGCTCTACTGAAACATACAGTGAGTGTTTACTAAATACATGTAAATGGAATCCACAGTCCACAGTCACAGCCTCAAAAAGATCACTACTGAGGTGAAAATGCTTATAATTCACAGTACTTTCTAATTGTACCTAAAAGTTATATATAACAAATTACTTAATAATACTGTGTGCCTTTATTGACAGATATACatgtacagtacaatgaaattcttagcCCAGGTTAGAAAGCCAGGGTAACGAGACCTGAGTAAACAGCCCTGCAGCACAGAggttaagggcccaacagtggcagttttgGGACCTGggtaacaaacacacaaccctgtgatcaacaaCCCAGTGCTTAAACCACTGAGCCAGCCATTTTTCTTTAATGACAGTATGCACTCGTGCCAACACCTACTATGTAGATCAGATTCAGAGTAATCTGAACGTAAGCTTTAATGGACAAGACTAAATTAAATATCTGACCTTtttgatttactgtttttatgGTCTCTTACTGTTTTATCTCAAATTTGCTTAAATTAAAACAGTGACCTGCAAAATCTTcagtattttttcattttacttaTTACTTGTAAGCTTTATTTGttgaaaaacataaaacactgtaacttacatgcacatacaagcaggacacattGGCAAAACAGTGTCACAGTACattttaaagggctcatatcctccatttgtgttttaatacatttcTCCATGATTATTTACCTATATTATCCCTTATGAAACTGTCTGTtttactgtgtctttaagactgatgaAAATgacctttgttctgattggctaccctgTATTATGCCATATTAAAAGCAGTTAACGCTGATAGACTCTTAATAAATTCAGCGTGAATCAGCAGTGTTGGTTACTGACTTAATGTGCGATATGGTAAAGTCGCAAGAAAATCATTGCTGGTCACTGATGTATGATGTGGTCAGTGCactttattattctctggtcttcTTCAGTTCACACAGTTTACACACATAGTATTTGTGTCATGTGAGTGTAAAGACACAGTTGGCTGATGGAGTTGCCGTTTTGGTTGGTCCCCAGGTTTACACAAGAATGGCTTCATATTGTTCATTGCGAGCTCTCTGCTCCACATGATGTGCACCTGCAGACTGTGGCATGTGATTACGAAGGATTCTGGCAGCCCTGAGGTAATGTAACCTTCTGCAGCCTTACGCTTGTGTTTGTGCAGTTGCACTTTGTGCCCTGTGTGATCAGCAGAGGGCACTATTTTCACAGCCCACCCCTCTCTTAGAGTCTTTATCTACTGCAAGATCTGTGCAAATATGCCTTGCCCTCATCTGCTTCTAATCTACCCTGACAATGGTGTCACTACCACAGCCGAATACAGTACAACACACCCGGTCATTATAGTAAACCAAATTAAAATTGGTTTAAAAATGGCAGAATTGGTAgattttaatgaaatgttttaGTATCTCCCTAGTGTTGCACGccttgctagtgctagggggagatttatatgggtgggttaattggcagtaccaaatttggggggaaaaagaaaaaatcaaacggaaaaacaaaaatgaagtcCTCAGAAATCCTCTTCAGATCTCTCCAAAACTGAAAGTCACtagaaatgaaatattaatatagacttaaaataaaaacttaaGCTCTGTATTCTGTGTTCATAATCACTGGCATGTTTGCCAATCCATAATGGATTGTTGTAAATTTAGACTCTGAGAACACGAAAGTCATGGCTTCTTATGTTTATATCCCATACTTACACttattgtactgtgtgtgttgcatctgtttaatgttttaatgctaGCGCTTTGATCGCGTGATCGCACACTTCACTGTGATAATGAGAGGTGTAACTATATATGTGAACTGGGAGTGGATGTGTTGGAGACCGCAGTGGCTCTTTATTTTAAGGCTGTGAAAGTGCACTTGCAGCGCATGTAATGTTCAGGGTGGAAGGGAAGTGGTTTAGATAGACTGAGCTTTTACAGAACCTGTCACCAGCTGCTTGCACCACAATAAGTTGCAGAGGAGAAGTGGTGAAACATTTAACGATTTTCTGTGCCCTCCTGGTCTTTCTGAGGCtagcttctctctctttctctaatgGCATCTCTCAATTTCCTTCTCTTTGTCCTGTCTCTGAAACAGGAGATGACATCATGCCGCTATAAGATCCGCCTCTTCCTCTTCAACATCGGCCTGTGTTTACTTGCTGGCTACTTCTTCATGCGCCACAATAAGTATTGTGAACCAGGAAGTGAGTTCAACATCTTAGCTGCCTGTTCTGGGTATCATTCACAAAAAAACCCACCCCTGTGTAAAAGTTGCTGATCTCCAAGCTTTAGGCTGAGGACCTCTGTAGAGGTTATGGACataaatgtcatggcaatattggacaTTTAATGAAACAGAGGcagaatatacactatatggacaaatgttttgggacacctgttcattcatcatTTATCCTGCTCTTGTTAAAGCAACTATCCCTACTGTCCTGTGAGCTGTATACCCCCCTAACCCATACTCTGCCAGTAGGGACCAGAAACCTATTCTCCACAGTACtcctctacaggaactagacaagctgtgtgtgcatttgcacatctgtgtcagcaatgggtgcagcttaaagtagctgaatgctttaattacaaggggtgtccacaaacatttgaacataaaGTGTATCTTTAATCAGGAAAAAACATCATTTGATGCAACACAGGgccaaaattatacatacagcacATACCAACCCAACTTTAAGCATAGTCCTCAGATTTTCCTCATAGtgctgaggtcaggactttgggaaggccattcAAAAAGCTTAATGCTAGCCTTTTTTATTCATTCCACAACCACAGCTGATGTATGTTTGGGATTATTATCCTGCTGAAACCCAACTGTAGCCCTCCCTCTTCATTATTCCAAACACTttgcaatgtaccagttccactggcagcaaaacagccccagtgCGGAACAGTGCTCAGTAGTGGATACAGTATTTTTGAGGCTGAATGATttcagttcatggcaggcctgtgtcttggtggttcttgggttgtttcaGACCTTCCAAGCAAATTTCCTTTCAGCTGAGGGTGACCGTGTGGGTCTTCATCCAGACCTTGGCAAAGTCGCTACAACTCTACAATGCTTCAAGAGACATTGCTGACTTCTCAGACTTTCACTCCTTAAACTTCGCTCCCATTGTATTGTGGGTTGGTCTGTCCAACAAAATGCTTTTTGTGAGCACAGAAAAGCCACCTGCTGTAGCCAGTCATGATCACTCCCAGGAAATTATAATGCCCTGGCCACTGACTAAATATGTATATCGTATGTGtaattttgaccctgtgttttcagaaaacctcagcctTCAAAACCTCAAAAATCAGCCTTATAAAAAGAACAGTTGTAGGAAATCACTGATTCTGCCGTGATAAGAATGAAAAGActctttagtaaaagcaatgTTTGATCACTAAAATCATGGCACACAAAGAACCATCAGAATGACTAAACAGTTATTTGGGTTGGTAAAAAACATTTGctagatggttctatataacacAGAACGACTAGAACAACTACACTCTTTTTGTAACCATTGTTTCGAGAAGAGTGTAGCTGGTAATACGTTCAAATTTGATCTGTATGTTGCAAGAAAGGAGCTTGTAGCTCGGCTTATTTCATAAGGATCCTTTTTCCTAACCAAGCTGCTTGAGTAGTTTTGCTGGTCATGTATTGCTTAAGTTTTTGggttgttttattttgtattaggcaGAGTTTTAGAACTGGCTCATCTAGCAACACTTCAGCCTACAGTGTTGAGGCTCCACAGCTTTGTGGGGCTTAAAGCATATACAGAAACTGCTACACATGGCAGGCTGGTTTCGGGTATTGTATCATGTTTTTAGCAACAACATTAGGAGGTTACACCCCTGGCACACTATATTACAGTGCTTCCTGTGGGTCATTTCAGCATGGCCTACTGTGATTAGCCTATTGTGCTTTGTAATTCTTAGTTATTCCACACCTGTTCAGAAGCTGATTCtgatcattttctttttctttctcttcttagTTTACACATTATTCGCTTTGTGTGAGTACCTGGTTGTGCTCTCCAACATGGCCTTTCATATGACTGCCTTCTGGGACTTTGGAAGTAAGGAGATTATGGTGGCAACGCCGTCTGAGGGAAAGCGCATCTGACTGTGAAAAAAAACTATTCTTATCATGGGAACCAAAGGAACTAAATGCCCTGAAAGGCTACGAGACATTgtgataaagtgtgtgtgtgtacacatctTGGAGATGGTGTGTGTACAAGTAACCCTGGTTAAGTATTTAATATTGACTGTATCAGTGATGTACTGTATTTACAGTGGTATTTGTGATACTTCTGCACAGATTGATAAGATGTTTTACCTGAGGTGGTTATAAGTCTTAGGAAAACATTTACCTGATTGTTTAACTTATGTGTTCTAACTGCTCATAACTGCAAAAATCAGTTTTCTGAACATCTCAATGCATGGCTGTGGTCTGGATTCCAGCCGTCACAGTTTCTGTAGTGAGGTCTGGGTGTAATGAGTAGACTTTAGTGGGATCTACTTCTGGATCTTGGtacccccccatacacacatacaaagacaCATTCATATTGAAAATACTCTTCTGTGAGTAataaatatagttttttttttctttaattaaaaaTTTAGACAGTTCCGTTGGTAAAGCCGTCTCTTCTGCCTTCAAGGAGAGGAAtagttttggaaatacaagcCCATCAGAAACGTGTTGACCACAGATAATAGCGATATTTGGATCCTTAACTTATACCAAGTCTGTTTTTTAGTAATTGTGTACAAACACAACAAGCCTGGTGCTGCTGaaattgtttaattaataattaaaaggatttcttaaataaatatactttgttttatttcagcaAATACGAAGAGCTAGAAAACATCCGCTTAATGCATTTTGTAGTACCACATATTTGTGAGTTCATCTCAGGTCTAATTTAACCACAAGTTGCACCACGACAGTGGATTGTATTTTCTGGATTGTGTTTTAGTATCTTGCCAATAGTGAGGTTTAATAAGCACAACCAGGAATAGGAGgaggaggtttttttttatttatcggCAGTTTAAACAGAATACAGATTTTGCTGAGAAACACTATAGCTCTTACAGTTTAGTAGACGAAAATTACATGGGCAATTTTTTCCTTATATTAGTTCTGATCAACGTGGTTTGCTTTTGAAGACTCTTTTTATACATGGATATTAATAGACAGATCAGCCATAGTTTACTGTGTAATTGTTGGTGGTCTTTGTGTACTGAACTTGATATAAATAAATTTCTATATTGCAAAACGCTCATGAACTTGCAGTTAACCAGGTAATAGTGCTCTTAACAGTAGAGCTAAGCAATAGCATTCTTAGTATAGAATTGCTTAATATATAGCatagaatatattatatataaaatatagaatTCACAAATAGTGAATTTCAAATGTCTTTAACAGCAGTTTACCAATATGGAAATCTGCTGTGGCAGTCTATAGATTACAAATGTATATcacatattataatatatgcaaTTCCCTTATATTTGACTTAGCTAAAACATTAATACCCTAACCTTCATATTTCTACAATTTGTCCACTTTTTCAGCTCTACCAATcctataggag
This sequence is a window from Salminus brasiliensis chromosome 18, fSalBra1.hap2, whole genome shotgun sequence. Protein-coding genes within it:
- the ncbp3 gene encoding nuclear cap-binding protein subunit 3, translated to MAAVRSLRVSVKPESASDRSDSDSDSDSDRNAREAEPMEVEEGELEFESIPVRRSLKELLPDTSRRYENKAGTFITGIDVTSKEAIEKKEKRARRFHFRAEDSLAQRNVVLDRDLIKKAIPKIRLEALHMTGVDDMSTQDVFGYFKEYPPAHIEWIDDTSCNVVWLDDITSTRALINMSRMPDKEVSDTAVSKSTDLPIQEERADRTRGSDDEEEEGEVDDDVVVVKADKSSDDSDGKASESEEETEKKTTQENSETDLLTQAECDSLLQNDLRPTTKSFKGNKLFLRFSTQDDKKELGAARRSRYYMKYGNPNYGGMKGILSNSWKRRYHTRRIQRDVLKTKKTLIGDSMGHTPPYTHRHSADLVNLPEEPIEEEEEEEEDREEDMDADDRVVEYRERGDKERGPRIGEGGLRGRLGGSSSASSDSDEMDYDLELKMISTPSPKKSMKMTMYADEVESNLKTLRNSIRSDSGSSSSSVRSRIGSGAPKSTSEKVTDVRQLLEEKRQGLSHQRTRPPVVSSGKTDVRQRLGKRPHSPDRQRSVSPVPQRNTAPRREPLTDVHSRLGVTKQESRGLYSESSKDKKSGGLWSRLGPSKDGEGDRKLSSRIGSSTSFSRGIRQRDEADSDGVDDSGDEDDSQLQKMWGAMIKQKEQQSSKMKKSRLDNLPSLQIEISRDSSNGSDSDS
- the pgap2 gene encoding post-GPI attachment to proteins factor 2, which gives rise to MLQGPYGALDRDKLLIRLPFTLFAVVTVCLPLVGLLTCITVSLLYHYNEATYTHCQVYNYLPSISAAISLTPERYIWRFCIGLHSAPRFLVAAAYFSFYRGRVPRQLKDQLLSLLTFLCALSENVGLLVLTYVCSTETYSLHKNGFILFIASSLLHMMCTCRLWHVITKDSGSPEEMTSCRYKIRLFLFNIGLCLLAGYFFMRHNKYCEPGIYTLFALCEYLVVLSNMAFHMTAFWDFGSKEIMVATPSEGKRI